The Cloacibacillus sp. genome includes the window CTTCCGCGCGCTGCGCACGCGTCCGGTGTTGGTCCTGACGACCATGCCCTCGCGGGCTTTGGTGATACAGGAGGCCATCAGAGTCTTGGCTCCCTCCACCTCCACCACGCAGATGCGGCAGGCGCCGATATTGTGTATTCCATCCATCTTACAGAGGCTGGGGATGTGGATGTCGTTTATCTTTGCCGCCTCCATGATGGTGCAGCCTTCGGGAACGCTTACCTGCTTATCGTTGATAGTTAAAGTCAGCATGCCTCTCACCTCCTGTTGCAGTGCAGACAGCGCATCGCTTCCGCGATGGCGTTCAGCTTGTGGTAACCGCGGATGACCTCTTCGAAGGAGTGTCTCTCCTCAAGCGGCAGGATCTCCTTCTCGAACCGCTCGTGGGAAATGATTTCATCGTCATCCTCCAGCAGCGGGATATCTATCTCCTGGCCTTTGTTGAGCTTGCCTTCGCCTCCGAGATAGAGGTCGATCGATATCGCGGCGTTCTTGCCGTCCGAAATGGCCCTGATGACCTCGTCGGGGCCGCGCGCCACGTCGCCTCCGGCGAAGACGCCCTCTTCCGTCGTCATGTAGGTGTCCTCGTCGATGATGAAGGTTCCCCACTTCGTGACCCCGATCTCGCCTCTGGGGATGAAGGGCAGGTCGGCATATTGGCTTACCGCCGGTATGACGACGTCGACGTCGACGAAGAAGTTGCTGTTGGGGATCTCTTTTATCTCACGCCGTCCGCGGTTGTCGAATTGGGCCGTCTCGCATCTGGTACATTCCACCTTGGCCACCGAGCCGTGCTTATCGGAGATGAAGCGCACCGGTTTTACCAGCTCCATGATTTCGACGCCTTCGTTCAGGGCCTCTTCGACCTCCTGGCGGTAGGCGGGCATCGCCTCCGCCGTCCGGCGGTAGAGGACGATGACCTTGGCCGCTCCCAGACGCAGCGCGCTGCGCGCCGAGTCAATCGCCGTATTGCCGCCGCCGATCACCGCCACGGTCTGTCCCTCGAGGTTAATGCTCTTGTAGAGCTTAACGTTTTTCAGGAAGGTCACTCCGTGGATTATCCCCTTCAGATTTTCGCCGGGGATGTTCACGCGCTGCGGGAACTGGGTGCCGGTGGCGATGTAAACGGCGTCGTGGCCGTTCCTGACGTCACGGAATTCGATGTCCTTGCCGACGGTGGTGTTAAGGTGGAGGTGGACGCCCTCTTTAAGGATCGTATTGACCTCGTGCTGCAGGACGTCCGAGGGCAGGCGGTATTCCGGGATGCCGAAGGCGAGCACGCCGCCCGCGACAGACTCCGCCTCGTAGATGTCCACCTCGTAGCCGATACGCGAGAGGTAGTAGCCGCAGGTCAGCCCCGAAGCGCCCGCGCCCACGATTGCCACCGATTTGCCGTTGCGCGGGAATACAACGTCGTGCACAAAGGCGGGTTCGTTTTTGAAGGCATAGTCCGCGACAAAGCGCTTAAGGTCACAGATCGCCACCGGTTCGTCTACGCTGCCGCGGCGGCAGCGCCCCTCGCAGGGCCTCGTGCAGATGCGTCCGCAGATCGCCGGCAGCGGGTTCTCCTGACGGATCAGGTTGTAGGCGTCCATGAAGCGCCCCGTGGCGATCAGCGAGAGATAGCCGGGGATGTTGACGTTGGCGGGGCAGGTGTTTTCGCAGGGGGAGATGAAGAGGTCGGCGCAGACGCTGGCCCGGCAGTATTTATTCCGTATATGTTCCTCATATTCCTTACGGAAGTAGCGGATCGTGCTCAGTACGGGATTCGGGGCGGTCTGTCCCAGTCCGCACATCGCGGTGTCCTTGATGGTGTTGCCCAGCTCCTCGAGCAGCTCGATGTCGCCCTCTTCGCCGCGTCCCTGGGTGATATTCTCCAGTATCTCCAGCATACGCTTCGTGCCGACGCGGCAGGCGAGGCATTTGCCGCAGGATTCCTCCTGGATGAATTCCATGAAATAGCGGGCCGTATCCACCATGCAGGTCTCTTCGTTCATGGAAATCAGGCCGCCGGAGCCCATAATGGCCCCCAGCAGCGTCAGCGACTCGTAATCGGTGGGGGCGTTGAGGTTGTCCTCCGTGATGCAGCCGCCGGAGGGGCCGCCGATCTGGGCCGCCTTGAATTTTTTGCCGTTCTGCATGCCGCCGCCGATGCGGAAGATTATCTCGCCGATGGGCATGCCGATGGGGACCTCTACGATGCCGGTATTGACGATGTCTCCCGCCAGGGCGAATACCTTCGTGCCTTTGGCCTGCTCCGTGCCGAAGCCGGCGTACCAGCCGCCGCCGTTCAGCAGGATCGGCGGGATGCTGGCGAGCGTCTCCACGTTGTTGATGATCGTCGGCGCGCCGAAGAGGCCGTTTTCAAAGGGGAAGGGCGGCTTGGGGCGCGGCTCGCCGCGTTTGCCTTCGATGGAATTCAAAAGGGCCGTCTCTTCGCCGCAGACGAAGGCCCCTGCGCCGATGCGTATTTCGAGGTCGAAGTCAAAACCCGAGCCGAGGATGTCTTTGCCAAGCAGCCCATACTCGCGGGCCTGTTCGATGGCGGCTTTGAGCCGTTCCACCGCGATGGGATATTCGGCGCGGACGTAGACATATCCCATATTGGCGCCGATCGCGCGGCCTCCGATCAGCATTCCCTCGATCACCGTATGCGGGTCTCCCTCAAGGATGCTGCGGTCCATGAAGGCCCCGGGGTCGCCTTCGTCCGCGTTGCAGACGATATATTTTTCTTCGCTTTGGGCGCGGCGTCCCGCCTCCCACTTGACGGCGGTCGGGAAGCCCGCGCCGCCGCGTCCGCGGATGCCTGATTTCTTTATCTCCGCGATAACACCGCCGCCGTCCATCTCAAGGAGGGCCTTCGCCGCCGCCATATAGCCGCTTTTGGCGATATAGGCGCGGATGTCGTCATAGGCGATGACCCCGCAGTTGCGCAGGGCGATCCGCAGCTGTTCCTTGAAAAAGGTGATATCCTCCATCTTCGGAACGTGGATCCTGAGGACGTTGTCGTAAAATGTATGTTCTTCCAGCACCCGCCCCTCGACGATGTGGGCCTTGATAATTTCCCGCGTGCTCTGCGGCGTGAGTTTTGTATAGAAGATGCCCTCCGGCATGATGAGCATTACGGGGCCGACCGCACAGGTGCCCATGCAGCCCGTCTCTTTAAGAGCCGTGTTTTCCGCGAGTCCCAGCTCATCTATCGTCTCGGCCGCCGCTTCACTTATGGCGCGGCAGTCCGAAGAGACGCAGCCCGCGCCGCCGCAGACCAGTACCTGATGGCTGAAATGCCACTCTTCCCGTTCGTAATCCTCACGGATTTTGATCAGGTCTTTTATTGAATTGACATGATTGTGTTCCATTATGCCCACCTCCTTTTAAAGCCGCGACAGTACGGCGTCGACCTTGTTGGGGGTCATCTGTTTGTATATGACGTCGTCTATCATCAGTGCGGGAGCCAATCCGCAGGAGCCGATACACCGCGCGATCTCGAGTGTGAAGCGCCCGTCTTCGGTGGTGTCGCCAAGATCCACATTCAGCGTCTTCAGCAGATGGTCGACGATCCTTTTGCCGCCTCTGACATAACAGGCGGTTCCCATACAGATGCGGATCGTATGTTCCCCGCGCGGGGTCACGGAGAAGAATGAATAAAATGAGACCACCCCCGATACCTCCGACAGCGTCATATCCAGCGCATCAGCGATGAAACGCTGCAGTTCAAGCGGCACGCAGCCGAATATCGTCTGCGCGGCATGGAGGATCTGGATCAGATTCTCCTGTTTGTAGCCATACAGGTCCATTACGTTGTCGACCTTCTCATAGAGCTCGTAATCCTCCATTTTGGATATATACCGCTCTATAGCAGAATGTTCTTTCATCACGCCACACCTCCGTTTTTCCTGTAATATAAAGTTTCAAAAAAAGTGCCTTATGAAATCTTCTGACGGAAGTATAAAAGATTGATGTGAAGGCAGCGTGACGGACGGTGGCTGCTGAAAAACTGATTTTTAGCCACTTTTTCGCACGGCCTCTTTCCGGGAACACAAAAACTTCACAAAAGGCGGCGGATGAAGGGACGGCCGTTGGGCGGGATTGTCAAGTTTTAAAATTCCCGCGCGGCTCGCGGCGTTAGGCGCGCGGGCGGAGACGGCAGATATTAATGTATCTTACAGCGGGAAAATTGTTATAAAATAGAGTCCCAGAGAGCGGAGGTAAGATGCGATGGATCATGAAGAACTGAAAAAAATACGCGATGAGATAGACGTTACGAACCAATCTTTGGTCTCCCTGTTTGAGCGCCGCATGGAGCTTGTCGATCAGGTCGCCGAATATAAAAAAGAGCGTGGTCTGCCCGTTTTTGACGAGGCGCGCGAAAAAGAGGTCCTTGAAAAATGCGCGGCGCGGGTGAAGGAATCCGGCTACCGCGAGAGCTGTCTCTGGATGATGGCGCGCGTAATAGAGGCGAGCCGCCGCTACGAAAATAAAAAGATAGCGGAGCAAAAAGAGGCGGAGCCCCGCGTAACGCCCGCTTCCGCGCCCTGCCGCCGCGTCGGCTATCAGGGCGTCCCCGGCTCATACAGCCATCAGGCCCTGCGGAGTTACTTCGCGGGCAGGGATGTCACCGAGCGCAACTTTAAGCTCTTCGGCGACGTCGTCTCCGCCGTCATGAGCGGCGAGGTCGACTGCGGCGTACTGCCGATCGAAAATTCCTCCACCGGCGGGATACTTGAGGTCTACGACCTGCTACGGAAGAACGACTGCCGCATCGTCGGCGAAAAGATCGTGAAGGTTGATCACAATCTGATGGCGGTCGGGGGCGCGAATATGGCGGATATCAGGAAAGTTTACTCACACCCCCAGGGATTCAGTCAGTGCGCGGAATTTTTCGCCCTACACCGTGATTGGGAGCTGATCCCCTATTTCAACACCGCGAAGAGCGCGGAGATGGTGGCGCTTGAGGGGGACATCTCGAAGGCCGCCGTCGCGAGCCGCGAGGCCGCGGAACTCTACGGCCTTGAGATACTGGCCCCGAACATAAATTCCAGCGCCAGCAACTACACCCGCTTCGTCGTCATCGCCGCCGCCGCACAACGCGACGAAGAGGCCGATAAGATAACCGTCGTCATCGGGCTCCGCCACGAACCGGGGGCGCTCTGCAGGGCGCTCTCCTGCTTCTGCGGCAACGGCCTCAATCTGACCAACATCGAGTCGCGCCCGCTTGAGGGCGGCTCGTGGGAATACTTCTTCCACCTTGATTTCAGCGGCCACCTGCGGGAGAAGAACGTCGAGAGGGCGGTGGCCGAGCTTGAGAAAAACACCAGCTACCTGAAGATACTGGGCAACTACCGCGCTGACCGCGCGGGCTGAGGGAGCTGTTCGCTGATATGATTCCCTGACAGCCTCAAGAGGAAGGCT containing:
- a CDS encoding NADH-ubiquinone oxidoreductase-F iron-sulfur binding region domain-containing protein — protein: MEHNHVNSIKDLIKIREDYEREEWHFSHQVLVCGGAGCVSSDCRAISEAAAETIDELGLAENTALKETGCMGTCAVGPVMLIMPEGIFYTKLTPQSTREIIKAHIVEGRVLEEHTFYDNVLRIHVPKMEDITFFKEQLRIALRNCGVIAYDDIRAYIAKSGYMAAAKALLEMDGGGVIAEIKKSGIRGRGGAGFPTAVKWEAGRRAQSEEKYIVCNADEGDPGAFMDRSILEGDPHTVIEGMLIGGRAIGANMGYVYVRAEYPIAVERLKAAIEQAREYGLLGKDILGSGFDFDLEIRIGAGAFVCGEETALLNSIEGKRGEPRPKPPFPFENGLFGAPTIINNVETLASIPPILLNGGGWYAGFGTEQAKGTKVFALAGDIVNTGIVEVPIGMPIGEIIFRIGGGMQNGKKFKAAQIGGPSGGCITEDNLNAPTDYESLTLLGAIMGSGGLISMNEETCMVDTARYFMEFIQEESCGKCLACRVGTKRMLEILENITQGRGEEGDIELLEELGNTIKDTAMCGLGQTAPNPVLSTIRYFRKEYEEHIRNKYCRASVCADLFISPCENTCPANVNIPGYLSLIATGRFMDAYNLIRQENPLPAICGRICTRPCEGRCRRGSVDEPVAICDLKRFVADYAFKNEPAFVHDVVFPRNGKSVAIVGAGASGLTCGYYLSRIGYEVDIYEAESVAGGVLAFGIPEYRLPSDVLQHEVNTILKEGVHLHLNTTVGKDIEFRDVRNGHDAVYIATGTQFPQRVNIPGENLKGIIHGVTFLKNVKLYKSINLEGQTVAVIGGGNTAIDSARSALRLGAAKVIVLYRRTAEAMPAYRQEVEEALNEGVEIMELVKPVRFISDKHGSVAKVECTRCETAQFDNRGRREIKEIPNSNFFVDVDVVIPAVSQYADLPFIPRGEIGVTKWGTFIIDEDTYMTTEEGVFAGGDVARGPDEVIRAISDGKNAAISIDLYLGGEGKLNKGQEIDIPLLEDDDEIISHERFEKEILPLEERHSFEEVIRGYHKLNAIAEAMRCLHCNRR
- a CDS encoding NAD(P)H-dependent oxidoreductase subunit E, translating into MKEHSAIERYISKMEDYELYEKVDNVMDLYGYKQENLIQILHAAQTIFGCVPLELQRFIADALDMTLSEVSGVVSFYSFFSVTPRGEHTIRICMGTACYVRGGKRIVDHLLKTLNVDLGDTTEDGRFTLEIARCIGSCGLAPALMIDDVIYKQMTPNKVDAVLSRL
- the pheA gene encoding prephenate dehydratase gives rise to the protein MDHEELKKIRDEIDVTNQSLVSLFERRMELVDQVAEYKKERGLPVFDEAREKEVLEKCAARVKESGYRESCLWMMARVIEASRRYENKKIAEQKEAEPRVTPASAPCRRVGYQGVPGSYSHQALRSYFAGRDVTERNFKLFGDVVSAVMSGEVDCGVLPIENSSTGGILEVYDLLRKNDCRIVGEKIVKVDHNLMAVGGANMADIRKVYSHPQGFSQCAEFFALHRDWELIPYFNTAKSAEMVALEGDISKAAVASREAAELYGLEILAPNINSSASNYTRFVVIAAAAQRDEEADKITVVIGLRHEPGALCRALSCFCGNGLNLTNIESRPLEGGSWEYFFHLDFSGHLREKNVERAVAELEKNTSYLKILGNYRADRAG